The following coding sequences lie in one Carassius carassius chromosome 1, fCarCar2.1, whole genome shotgun sequence genomic window:
- the LOC132124930 gene encoding synaptonemal complex central element protein 2-like, translating into MAQHFFGNSGSMALQSTPKTGHHQSSAKVSDDGFNSTGETLSFVSLDDSNEQQSEDSGIGVSKTSTRSSPGNSTMEDAAVLTPTSSGIDEIGKKAQDLIERINERRAMDQHVMNSFEEKLIKKVREMCQQVKEQMFEYYEQHSQGMEASITELSEVLERSSQLSMELQGASQTLAAINKGLQHSTEQ; encoded by the exons ATGGCACAGCATTTCTTTGGGAATTCAGGCTCTATGGCCTTGCAGTCAACACCCAAAACTGGTCATCACCAATCATCAGCAAAG GTGTCAGATGATGGTTTTAACTCAACAGGTGAAACTCTGTCATTTGTTAGTCTGGACGACAGCAATGAGCAACAAAG TGAGGACTCTGGTATCGGAGTATCAAAAACCTCGACTAGAAGTTCACCGGGCAACAGTACTATGGAAGATGCTGCCGTGTTGACTCCCACAAGTTCAGGAATAGATGAGATTGGAAAGAAAGCACAGGATCTTATTGAGAGAATAAATGAGAGGCGAGCCATGGACCAACATGTGATGAACAGCTTTGAGGAAAAGCTCATTAAAAAG gtGAGGGAGATGTGTCAGCAGGTGAAGGAGCAGATGTTTGAGTATTATGAGCAGCACAGTCAGGGCATGGAGGCCAGCATCACTGAGCTGTCGGAGGTGCTGGAGAGGAGCAGTCAGCTGAGTATGGAGCTTCAGGGAGCCAGTCAAACCCTAGCCGCCATCAATAAAGGCCTGCAGCACAGCACAGAGCAGTAG